In one window of Anaerolineae bacterium DNA:
- a CDS encoding FtsW/RodA/SpoVE family cell cycle protein codes for MRHRFHLDYILLSAVVLLAIISLMMMHSAGIHLFAIRGSGNPERFLIQQLLGLLTGLGAMVVTSLMDYRLLKRFSIPIMLAVLSLLILVNLRGTGRWLFQTQAGFSLQPSEFARLGTIIYAAHWLSSRRESLSSLTRGLIPFAVIVGSVTGLVVLQPDLSMAALIAITGVIMFFIAGASFFQWAGSLLMGGAAAITVIQMGIFHYAQKRILLWEQIQRFLRGEPVSPEYMNEQPFYALGAFIRGGLWGKGLGQASIAPILRETLPSDGVMCLVAEELGFVGCLAVIALLSLVIFRGLSIASRTEDHFGKLVASGFCWGLALQAFIHMASLIGLMPMTGMGFPFVSLGGSSMVASMAGIGLLMSISAGEKIGGKNAVYNYRRGDRRPRLSRPRCGRKAKR; via the coding sequence ATGAGGCATAGGTTCCATTTGGATTACATACTGCTATCAGCGGTGGTGTTGCTGGCCATCATCAGTTTGATGATGATGCACAGCGCTGGTATTCACCTTTTTGCCATTAGAGGCTCTGGGAATCCCGAACGCTTCTTAATCCAGCAGCTTTTAGGACTGCTGACGGGCCTTGGAGCCATGGTGGTGACATCCCTTATGGATTACCGGCTGCTAAAACGTTTCTCAATCCCTATTATGCTGGCGGTCCTTTCCCTCCTGATCCTCGTAAACCTGAGAGGGACAGGGCGCTGGCTCTTTCAGACCCAGGCGGGATTTTCCCTTCAGCCCAGCGAGTTTGCCCGGCTTGGCACCATTATATATGCTGCTCACTGGCTTTCTTCCCGGCGCGAAAGCCTTTCCTCCCTTACCAGAGGCCTTATCCCGTTCGCTGTGATCGTGGGGAGTGTCACGGGCCTTGTTGTCCTCCAGCCCGATTTATCAATGGCAGCGCTCATAGCCATTACGGGAGTAATCATGTTCTTCATAGCGGGCGCCAGTTTCTTCCAGTGGGCCGGTAGTCTCCTTATGGGAGGGGCTGCCGCCATCACAGTAATCCAGATGGGTATCTTCCACTATGCTCAGAAGAGGATTCTCCTCTGGGAGCAGATACAGCGTTTCTTGAGAGGTGAACCCGTTTCCCCTGAATACATGAATGAGCAACCCTTCTACGCTCTTGGAGCTTTTATAAGAGGTGGGCTTTGGGGAAAAGGGCTCGGGCAGGCTTCCATAGCCCCGATTTTAAGGGAAACCCTTCCATCCGACGGCGTCATGTGTCTTGTGGCGGAGGAGCTGGGATTTGTGGGTTGTCTGGCGGTGATAGCTCTGCTGAGCCTTGTGATTTTCAGAGGCCTTTCCATAGCCTCCAGAACGGAGGATCACTTTGGCAAACTCGTAGCTTCAGGTTTTTGCTGGGGGCTTGCCCTCCAGGCTTTTATCCACATGGCAAGCCTTATCGGCCTCATGCCTATGACCGGTATGGGGTTTCCTTTCGTGAGCCTGGGGGGATCTTCCATGGTTGCTTCCATGGCGGGAATTGGCCTTCTCATGAGCATCTCAGCGGGAGAGAAAATAGGAGGAAAGAATGCGGTTTATAATTACCGGAGGGGGGACAGGAGGCCACGTCTATCCCGCCCTCGCTGTGGCCGAAAGGCTAAAAGATAG
- the murD gene encoding UDP-N-acetylmuramoyl-L-alanine--D-glutamate ligase, giving the protein MEFEGLKATVIGLAREGTALARFLAERGAEVTVSDLKGEEELKDRMISLAHLPIRFVLGGHPLDLLEETEVLFVSPGVPLEIPIVQEARRRGIPVSGEARLFCELCPATIIGITGSSGKTTTTAVTGEMLKEAGIPTWVGGNIGRPLIEHLGEIRPQDRIVMELSSFQLKLFGSDFGLKPISPPVAAVLNITPNHLDRHPSMEDYIGAKKNIFLHQKEEGVAVFGYDNAISRELASEARGKVWFFSLRELPEGAFLRDERLFLKIGETELEICQAREIRMLGRHNVANVLAASLLAFIGGADIEAIRSVATTFKGVEHRLEFVREVRGVRYYNDSIATSPERVVAALNSFDGSIILLAGGKDKNLPWDEMAELTVKKVRHLVIFGEAAPKIERAVREARLRLGSDNPEISICTTLEEAVEEASKVARPGEIVLLSPGGTSFDAFRDFAHRGERFKELVSTL; this is encoded by the coding sequence ATGGAATTTGAGGGCTTGAAGGCTACTGTAATAGGCCTGGCAAGGGAAGGGACCGCCCTCGCTCGCTTCCTGGCAGAAAGAGGTGCCGAAGTAACCGTAAGCGACTTGAAAGGGGAAGAAGAGCTTAAGGATAGAATGATATCCCTTGCTCACCTTCCGATCCGCTTTGTTCTGGGAGGCCATCCTCTGGACCTCCTGGAAGAGACCGAGGTGCTTTTCGTAAGCCCCGGAGTGCCCCTGGAAATCCCTATCGTCCAGGAAGCCAGGAGACGAGGGATTCCTGTAAGCGGGGAGGCAAGACTTTTCTGTGAGCTTTGTCCTGCTACCATAATTGGCATAACTGGCTCCAGTGGCAAGACTACCACCACCGCGGTAACGGGGGAAATGCTGAAAGAGGCCGGAATCCCCACCTGGGTCGGTGGGAACATTGGAAGACCCCTTATAGAACACCTCGGGGAGATCCGGCCTCAGGACCGGATTGTAATGGAGCTATCAAGCTTTCAGCTCAAACTCTTCGGGTCCGATTTTGGCCTTAAGCCGATAAGTCCGCCGGTGGCGGCTGTGCTCAATATAACTCCCAACCACCTGGACCGCCATCCCTCCATGGAAGATTACATAGGAGCCAAAAAGAACATTTTCCTGCATCAGAAAGAGGAGGGGGTGGCCGTTTTCGGCTACGATAATGCCATTTCGCGGGAGCTGGCTTCTGAAGCCAGGGGTAAGGTCTGGTTCTTCAGCCTCAGAGAGCTACCAGAAGGTGCTTTCCTGCGGGATGAAAGGCTTTTTCTCAAAATAGGTGAAACTGAGCTGGAAATCTGTCAGGCCAGGGAAATCAGGATGCTGGGGAGGCACAACGTGGCCAATGTCCTGGCCGCTTCTCTTCTGGCATTCATAGGCGGTGCTGATATTGAGGCCATAAGGTCTGTGGCCACAACCTTCAAAGGGGTTGAACATCGCCTGGAATTTGTGCGAGAAGTCCGGGGCGTTCGCTATTACAACGACTCTATCGCTACCTCTCCTGAAAGGGTGGTGGCGGCCTTGAATTCCTTTGATGGCTCCATAATCCTCCTGGCTGGGGGGAAGGATAAAAACCTGCCCTGGGATGAGATGGCAGAGCTTACAGTGAAGAAAGTCCGGCATTTGGTCATCTTCGGAGAAGCAGCCCCTAAAATTGAGCGAGCTGTGCGGGAAGCTCGCCTTCGCCTCGGCAGTGATAATCCTGAAATCTCCATTTGCACAACCCTTGAGGAGGCCGTTGAAGAAGCCTCTAAAGTGGCGAGGCCCGGGGAAATTGTGCTCTTATCACCTGGGGGGACAAGCTTTGACGCTTTCAGAGATTTCGCTCACAGGGGTGAACGCTTTAAAGAGCTCGTATCCACGCTCTAG
- the mraY gene encoding phospho-N-acetylmuramoyl-pentapeptide-transferase has protein sequence MSYALALGTVSFLLAFIWGRPLIELLKKYGMGKMIKVDGPSSHMSKMGTPTMGGIMIIVPVLLITIMLNLFSLLGMTLLGRSILVPLGVMVGYGILGAIDDWEGIKGRRKGEGLRARVKFLGQVILAFFTALMIYYGLGLRVVAIPTVPRMIDLGLWYIPIAMFIIVGTSNAVNLTDGLDGLAGSVAAVAFAAYGVIAYLQGQIYLTRFCFTVVGALLAFLWYNSYPAELFMGDTGSLSIGATLAVVALMTGQWLLLPIIGFIFVAEVLSDIIQVAYFKYTKSRYGQGRRVFKMAPLHHHFELLGWSETHITQRFWLIAVLMAMLGIALALI, from the coding sequence ATGTCCTACGCTCTGGCTCTTGGAACGGTCTCTTTCCTTCTGGCCTTTATCTGGGGAAGGCCCCTGATTGAGCTTTTGAAGAAGTACGGGATGGGGAAAATGATAAAAGTGGACGGCCCCAGCTCCCACATGAGCAAAATGGGCACCCCCACCATGGGGGGGATAATGATTATTGTCCCCGTCCTTCTTATCACCATAATGCTTAACCTTTTCAGCCTTCTAGGCATGACCCTCCTGGGGCGTTCAATCCTGGTGCCCCTGGGCGTTATGGTGGGCTACGGAATATTGGGTGCCATTGATGATTGGGAAGGGATAAAGGGTCGGAGGAAGGGGGAAGGATTGAGGGCCAGGGTCAAGTTTCTGGGCCAGGTAATATTGGCCTTTTTCACAGCCCTCATGATCTACTATGGCCTCGGCCTCAGGGTTGTAGCCATCCCCACAGTGCCCAGGATGATAGACCTCGGGCTCTGGTATATACCCATAGCCATGTTCATCATAGTGGGGACATCCAACGCCGTTAACCTTACAGATGGGCTTGACGGGCTGGCGGGAAGCGTGGCGGCTGTGGCCTTCGCCGCTTACGGAGTTATAGCCTATCTCCAGGGACAAATATATCTGACAAGGTTTTGCTTCACGGTCGTGGGAGCTCTGCTGGCCTTCCTGTGGTATAACTCATACCCCGCTGAACTTTTCATGGGAGATACCGGTTCCTTGTCTATAGGCGCAACTCTGGCAGTGGTGGCTCTGATGACTGGCCAGTGGCTCCTTCTGCCGATAATAGGTTTTATTTTCGTGGCTGAAGTCCTTTCAGACATAATCCAGGTGGCCTATTTCAAGTACACAAAATCCCGGTATGGCCAGGGCCGAAGAGTTTTCAAAATGGCCCCCCTCCATCACCACTTTGAGCTTCTGGGATGGTCCGAAACTCACATAACCCAGCGTTTCTGGCTCATAGCCGTTTTAATGGCCATGCTGGGGATAGCTCTGGCTTTGATTTGA
- the murF gene encoding UDP-N-acetylmuramoyl-tripeptide--D-alanyl-D-alanine ligase, translated as MIGLRELVEALTKEKPPEETVPAFRFSGVVIDSRLAREGFLFIALKGENTDGHFFVKEAFDRGAVAALVEREPEFPCSLLDLRTRPVQWLERKVEFPVCLLVSETLRALQEAAAFWRRRNVIRVVGVTGSIGKTTTKELIASVLSRRFRTLKSYGNYNNEIGLPLTLLHLGPEHERAVLEMGMHALGDIALLADIALPAVGVVTCVEPVHLERLGTIERIAQAKAELVEALPPDGVAVLNYDDERVRAMKDKTKARVFYYGLDPRADLWADEIQSEGLAGVRFRFRYGKEILHARIPLLGRHSVHTALAAAAVGLVEGLSWGEIMAGLKDTSAQVRLMAVRGIRDSTILDDTYNASPPSTLAALSVLGELAGRRIAVLGDMLELGSYEEEGHRKVGRKAVEVASILITVGPRARMIAQEALACGMPPEKVHSFDSREEAVALLLELLEPGDVVLVKGSRGMRMEEIVKAIMARD; from the coding sequence ATGATTGGACTAAGGGAGCTTGTGGAAGCTTTGACAAAAGAAAAGCCCCCGGAAGAAACAGTGCCCGCCTTCCGTTTCTCTGGGGTGGTGATCGATTCCCGCTTGGCCCGAGAGGGTTTCCTCTTCATCGCCCTCAAGGGAGAAAATACCGATGGGCACTTTTTCGTCAAGGAAGCTTTTGACCGGGGAGCGGTTGCGGCTTTGGTAGAAAGGGAACCAGAATTCCCTTGCAGCCTTCTGGACCTCAGAACCAGGCCAGTTCAGTGGCTTGAAAGGAAAGTGGAATTTCCTGTTTGCCTTTTGGTTTCTGAAACCCTCAGAGCCCTTCAGGAAGCGGCCGCCTTCTGGCGGCGTCGGAATGTCATCAGAGTTGTGGGAGTGACAGGGAGCATCGGCAAGACCACCACCAAAGAGCTCATAGCTTCGGTCCTTTCCAGGCGTTTCCGAACCCTTAAGAGCTACGGCAATTACAATAACGAAATCGGCTTACCTTTGACCCTCCTCCACCTGGGCCCTGAACATGAAAGAGCGGTCTTGGAGATGGGAATGCACGCTCTGGGGGATATAGCGTTGCTGGCGGATATAGCCCTTCCGGCCGTAGGAGTTGTAACCTGTGTGGAACCGGTGCACCTTGAAAGACTGGGCACAATAGAAAGGATAGCTCAGGCCAAAGCCGAACTGGTGGAAGCTCTCCCCCCCGATGGAGTTGCTGTCCTCAACTACGATGATGAAAGAGTCCGGGCTATGAAGGATAAGACCAAAGCGAGGGTTTTCTACTACGGCCTTGACCCCCGTGCTGATCTGTGGGCCGATGAAATTCAGAGCGAGGGACTGGCAGGGGTTCGCTTCCGCTTCCGCTATGGAAAGGAAATCCTTCACGCTCGCATTCCCCTGCTGGGAAGGCACAGTGTTCACACTGCTCTGGCAGCAGCTGCTGTGGGACTTGTGGAAGGGCTCTCCTGGGGGGAAATAATGGCGGGCCTTAAGGATACATCAGCGCAGGTGAGGCTTATGGCGGTAAGGGGAATTCGGGATTCTACCATCCTGGATGATACCTATAATGCCAGTCCACCCTCCACCCTTGCGGCTTTGAGTGTCCTTGGGGAACTTGCCGGGAGGCGCATCGCAGTTCTCGGGGATATGCTGGAACTGGGCTCTTACGAGGAAGAAGGCCACCGAAAGGTGGGGAGGAAAGCCGTAGAAGTGGCCTCAATTTTAATCACCGTTGGGCCCAGGGCCAGGATGATAGCTCAGGAAGCTCTGGCCTGTGGCATGCCTCCCGAAAAGGTTCACAGTTTTGATTCCAGAGAGGAGGCAGTGGCTTTGCTCCTGGAGCTCCTGGAACCCGGCGATGTAGTGTTGGTCAAGGGTTCAAGGGGTATGAGGATGGAAGAAATTGTAAAAGCTATCATGGCGAGGGATTGA
- a CDS encoding penicillin-binding protein 2, whose amino-acid sequence MAKRSLLPGFKPEQRIKISGLVMAFIAILSLSKLAQLMINPASQIQREVENLVYALEEHPPSPITRGLIFDRKGYPLVLNTLHYRLAAYVDRIRAEGAERDMIARKLAYILNQSEEKLRECLDKYKIKEDGSVTLNYYCLLAQGLDRARKRELELALIEAFGEGDKLPGWLGFEAFPARFHPEGKLASHVLGTYLPEGDVKLGLEASYNAYLSGQEKPSSALLAGDVHLPLASTSDGCSLILTLDRDIQEAAEEILRETIFSSGAQSGSIIVLDVATGEVLAMAGYPDFNPDSPAEVPESFLVNPAISSLYEPGSVFKLVTYAAALDSGLINPNSPFYDEGFINVGGHTIKNFGGVSYGNVDATKALALSINVISVKINLALGPQVYYNYLRRFGFDTRTGIDLPGESNPIVKFPGEAGWTYVELGTNSFGQGVSVTPIQMAAAIAAIANEGLLMRPRVVSGMVCGGKLYRIPVEKYVVRRAISPESAALLARMMEGVVKYWKNYADVPGYSAAGKSGTAEIPTPYGYDKTQPSIGSFGGFVPARNPKVAILVRIDKPSVKETGIMVAAPAFTRLAYRTMRILGVPPDEPEELVNR is encoded by the coding sequence ATGGCTAAGAGGTCACTGCTCCCCGGATTTAAACCAGAACAGCGGATAAAAATCAGCGGTTTAGTTATGGCTTTTATCGCGATCCTCTCCCTGTCCAAATTGGCTCAATTGATGATAAATCCCGCCTCACAAATCCAGAGGGAGGTGGAAAACCTCGTTTATGCTCTGGAAGAACACCCGCCCTCGCCCATCACCAGGGGGCTTATCTTTGACCGCAAGGGTTACCCCCTGGTCCTAAACACCTTGCATTATCGGCTCGCGGCCTACGTGGACCGCATAAGGGCTGAAGGGGCTGAGAGGGATATGATTGCCAGGAAACTGGCTTACATCCTGAACCAGAGCGAGGAGAAGTTGAGGGAATGCCTGGATAAGTATAAAATCAAAGAGGACGGCTCTGTCACGCTAAACTACTACTGTCTTCTGGCCCAGGGGCTTGATAGGGCCCGCAAGAGGGAACTGGAATTGGCTCTGATAGAGGCTTTCGGTGAAGGTGATAAGCTTCCGGGCTGGCTTGGCTTTGAAGCTTTCCCTGCCCGCTTTCACCCCGAAGGGAAGCTGGCTTCTCATGTTCTGGGCACTTACCTACCCGAGGGGGATGTGAAGCTCGGCTTAGAAGCCTCTTACAACGCTTACCTCTCGGGCCAGGAGAAGCCATCCTCGGCCTTGCTGGCAGGGGATGTCCATCTGCCCCTGGCCTCCACAAGCGATGGATGCAGTCTCATCCTTACCCTTGATCGGGATATACAGGAGGCAGCAGAGGAAATCCTGAGGGAGACCATATTCAGCTCTGGGGCTCAAAGCGGATCAATAATCGTTCTTGATGTGGCTACAGGAGAGGTGCTGGCCATGGCTGGCTACCCCGATTTCAACCCCGATTCCCCGGCCGAAGTGCCAGAGAGCTTTCTGGTAAATCCGGCTATAAGCTCCCTGTATGAACCGGGTTCAGTCTTTAAGCTGGTAACCTACGCCGCTGCCCTTGACTCTGGCCTCATAAACCCAAATTCACCCTTCTATGATGAGGGGTTCATAAACGTCGGCGGCCATACCATCAAAAATTTCGGAGGAGTCAGCTATGGAAACGTGGATGCTACAAAGGCTCTGGCTCTATCCATAAACGTGATATCGGTCAAAATAAACCTTGCCCTTGGCCCTCAAGTTTACTATAATTACCTCCGCCGTTTTGGTTTTGACACGCGGACCGGGATAGACCTGCCAGGGGAGAGCAACCCGATAGTTAAGTTCCCCGGGGAGGCAGGCTGGACCTATGTAGAATTAGGGACCAATTCCTTTGGACAAGGGGTGTCTGTTACGCCCATTCAGATGGCAGCAGCCATCGCAGCTATCGCTAACGAGGGCCTCCTCATGCGACCCAGAGTGGTTTCAGGGATGGTTTGTGGCGGGAAGCTCTACCGGATCCCGGTGGAGAAGTATGTGGTGCGAAGGGCTATATCACCGGAAAGCGCGGCCCTCTTAGCTCGCATGATGGAGGGAGTGGTGAAGTACTGGAAAAACTACGCTGATGTTCCGGGCTATTCCGCTGCAGGTAAAAGTGGGACTGCGGAAATTCCCACCCCTTACGGTTACGATAAAACTCAGCCTTCTATCGGCTCCTTCGGAGGGTTTGTCCCGGCCCGGAACCCCAAAGTAGCCATTCTGGTCAGGATTGACAAACCATCGGTTAAGGAGACCGGCATAATGGTGGCTGCCCCGGCCTTCACCAGGCTTGCTTACCGAACTATGAGGATCCTGGGGGTTCCGCCCGATGAGCCGGAAGAGCTTGTAAATAGGTAG
- the rsmH gene encoding 16S rRNA (cytosine(1402)-N(4))-methyltransferase RsmH, which translates to MSHIPVLLEEVVKGLAVKPGGLYIDATVGEGGHAEAILEASSPDGCLLGIDADDKALEKASEKLARFRGRVALVKANYRDLAITARREGFFQVDGILFDLGFAFFQVEDPQRGFSFYLNGPLDMRYDRSSKLSAYHIVNRTPEEELADIIWRYGEEPRARRIARAIVQARPIRSTLELAKVVEQVVGSGRKIHPATRVFQAIRIAVNQELDNLKEALPQTIELLKPGGRLAVISFHSLEDRIVKEFFRQESRDCICPPEMPVCVCGHRATLKVITAKPVKPSPEEVKANPRSRSAKLRIAERRP; encoded by the coding sequence ATGTCACACATTCCAGTGCTTCTGGAAGAGGTGGTAAAAGGGCTGGCTGTAAAACCGGGAGGCCTGTATATAGATGCTACTGTGGGAGAAGGAGGCCACGCTGAAGCCATTCTGGAAGCCTCTTCTCCCGATGGTTGCCTTTTGGGGATTGATGCGGACGATAAAGCTCTGGAAAAGGCTTCAGAAAAGCTGGCCCGTTTCAGAGGGAGGGTAGCTCTGGTCAAAGCCAACTACAGGGATCTGGCCATCACAGCCAGGAGGGAGGGTTTCTTCCAGGTGGATGGAATTCTCTTTGACCTTGGCTTTGCCTTCTTTCAGGTGGAAGATCCCCAAAGAGGCTTTTCCTTTTACCTCAACGGCCCCTTAGATATGCGCTACGATCGGAGCAGTAAGCTCTCGGCTTACCACATTGTCAACCGCACTCCGGAAGAAGAGCTGGCAGATATAATCTGGAGATACGGAGAAGAACCCAGAGCTCGTCGTATTGCCAGGGCTATAGTCCAGGCAAGGCCCATTCGTTCAACCCTGGAACTGGCCAAAGTGGTGGAGCAGGTGGTGGGTTCGGGGAGGAAAATTCATCCCGCCACGCGGGTTTTCCAGGCTATCCGGATAGCGGTTAACCAGGAGTTGGACAACCTTAAGGAAGCTTTGCCTCAGACTATAGAGCTCTTGAAACCAGGAGGCCGGCTTGCGGTGATTTCTTTCCACTCCCTGGAGGATCGCATCGTTAAAGAGTTTTTCCGGCAGGAATCCAGGGACTGCATATGCCCCCCTGAGATGCCTGTGTGTGTCTGCGGACACAGAGCAACCCTGAAGGTCATTACCGCAAAACCGGTGAAGCCTTCTCCGGAAGAGGTAAAAGCTAATCCCAGAAGTCGCAGTGCTAAACTCCGGATAGCTGAAAGGAGGCCGTAG
- the mraZ gene encoding division/cell wall cluster transcriptional repressor MraZ yields the protein MFSGESRHSIDEKGRIIIPAKFRPFLQDGMFLTRGLDGCLFLFPLSIWNEIVQKVEELPLTNPTARAFSRLLLSGEECQMDKLGRILIPSHLREFAGLNDVVVIIGQGKRIEIWSEKRWNELVERFRKEEIPFAEQFRELGI from the coding sequence ATGTTCTCAGGAGAATCAAGGCATTCCATTGATGAAAAAGGCAGGATCATAATACCGGCTAAGTTTCGTCCTTTCCTGCAGGATGGCATGTTCTTGACCCGAGGGCTGGACGGGTGCCTCTTTCTGTTCCCCCTTTCCATCTGGAATGAGATAGTCCAGAAGGTTGAGGAGCTACCCCTTACGAATCCCACAGCCAGGGCTTTCAGCCGCCTTTTGCTTTCAGGAGAAGAATGCCAGATGGATAAGCTCGGCCGAATTCTGATCCCATCCCATCTGAGGGAATTCGCTGGCCTCAATGACGTTGTGGTCATCATAGGGCAGGGAAAAAGAATTGAAATCTGGAGCGAAAAGCGCTGGAACGAACTGGTAGAGCGTTTCCGGAAGGAAGAAATCCCCTTCGCCGAGCAATTCAGGGAACTGGGAATTTAG
- a CDS encoding site-2 protease family protein, with protein MVDIVGLLFFVVLGITVHEFAHAWAADKLGDPTARYLGRLTLNPLAHLDPLGTLMFLVSIVYGFGIGWGKPVPVNPRNIRKLPVVTGMGLIAFAGPLSNLLLASILALILHLPVPFNLSPFLMAGVFANVGLALFNLLPLPPLDGFDVVMGVVGSFRGRTAYNLLRRLARLEVHGSILLFALLAIDYLFPVNILGSILGPPFRFITSLLLR; from the coding sequence ATGGTCGACATAGTGGGATTGCTCTTCTTCGTTGTGTTGGGCATCACAGTGCACGAGTTTGCTCATGCCTGGGCCGCCGACAAGCTCGGCGATCCCACGGCTCGCTATCTGGGGAGGCTTACCCTTAACCCATTGGCTCATCTAGATCCACTGGGGACCTTAATGTTCTTGGTCTCCATCGTTTACGGTTTTGGTATCGGTTGGGGGAAGCCAGTCCCTGTGAACCCACGCAACATCCGAAAGTTACCTGTGGTCACAGGGATGGGTCTGATTGCCTTTGCAGGCCCCCTCTCCAACCTCCTCCTGGCCTCTATCCTGGCTCTAATCCTGCACCTGCCCGTGCCCTTCAATCTTTCCCCTTTCCTTATGGCGGGGGTTTTCGCTAACGTCGGCCTGGCTCTTTTTAACCTTCTGCCCCTGCCTCCTCTCGATGGGTTTGATGTCGTTATGGGGGTTGTCGGATCCTTCAGGGGACGCACTGCTTATAACCTCCTCCGCCGGCTTGCCCGCCTGGAAGTCCATGGCTCTATACTCCTTTTTGCCCTTCTGGCCATCGATTACCTCTTCCCCGTAAACATTTTGGGAAGCATCCTGGGCCCACCCTTCCGCTTCATCACCTCACTGCTCCTGAGGTGA
- a CDS encoding HD domain-containing protein → MVRIIRQALYRTWQFFQALSAYLGEEDLKVLRENLTLEELAAFTRMPQADQRHSLDVYYTLVRRGKTHPDLLKAALLHDIGKGEGEIRLWHRVTIVLVRAFFPRALKWLAVPDGWRRPFYIHYYHPILGAKIAQKLGCSPLTVELILRHQPALELPPWDPSPEVQELLRSLQEVDGTK, encoded by the coding sequence ATGGTCAGGATCATCAGGCAGGCTTTATACCGGACCTGGCAGTTCTTCCAGGCTCTTTCAGCCTATTTAGGCGAAGAGGACCTGAAGGTCTTGAGGGAAAATCTGACCCTTGAGGAGCTGGCGGCCTTTACCCGCATGCCTCAGGCCGATCAGCGCCACAGCCTTGATGTTTATTACACCCTCGTGCGTAGGGGAAAAACCCACCCCGATCTTCTAAAAGCAGCCCTCCTTCACGATATCGGCAAGGGCGAAGGGGAAATTCGCCTCTGGCACAGAGTGACCATAGTGCTGGTCAGAGCTTTCTTCCCCAGAGCTCTCAAATGGCTTGCCGTCCCCGATGGGTGGCGTCGCCCCTTTTACATCCATTACTATCACCCTATCCTGGGAGCCAAGATAGCCCAGAAGCTCGGCTGCAGCCCCCTCACAGTGGAATTGATCCTGAGGCATCAACCAGCCCTTGAGCTTCCGCCCTGGGACCCATCCCCTGAAGTCCAAGAGCTCCTCAGGTCCCTTCAAGAGGTGGATGGAACAAAATGA
- a CDS encoding archaemetzincin family Zn-dependent metalloprotease gives MTIALVPFGQVELKVLEHLKEALKKTFGKECEILPSIPTPAEAFNPSRRQYFSDFFLEYLSKLEVKKAIKVLGITEVDLYTRGLNFVFGQARLGGREAVISLARLRQSFYGLPEDEQLLLERALKEAVHELGHTWGLTHCPDPLCVMHFSNSLRDTDVKKAEFCPRCLLILKARL, from the coding sequence ATGACGATAGCCCTTGTCCCCTTCGGCCAGGTGGAGCTAAAGGTTCTGGAACACCTGAAAGAGGCTTTGAAGAAAACTTTCGGGAAGGAGTGCGAAATTTTACCCTCAATTCCCACTCCAGCCGAGGCTTTCAATCCTTCCCGCCGCCAGTACTTTTCCGATTTCTTTCTGGAATACTTGAGCAAACTTGAGGTCAAGAAGGCGATAAAGGTGCTGGGGATTACAGAGGTTGACCTCTATACAAGAGGCCTCAATTTTGTCTTCGGGCAAGCTAGGCTTGGAGGCAGGGAAGCAGTTATATCCCTGGCAAGGCTGCGCCAGAGCTTTTACGGCTTACCGGAGGACGAACAGCTCCTGCTGGAGCGAGCCCTCAAGGAAGCTGTTCACGAATTAGGCCACACCTGGGGACTCACTCACTGCCCAGATCCCCTATGCGTGATGCATTTTTCCAATTCCCTTCGGGATACAGACGTAAAGAAGGCAGAGTTTTGCCCCCGCTGCCTTTTAATCCTTAAAGCTCGCCTTTGA